One genomic segment of Helicoverpa zea isolate HzStark_Cry1AcR chromosome 22, ilHelZeax1.1, whole genome shotgun sequence includes these proteins:
- the LOC124641184 gene encoding tubulin beta-1 chain-like: MREIVHLQAGQCGNQIGAKFWEIISDEHGIDPTGAYHGDSDLQLERINVYYNEASGGKYVPRAILVDLEPGTMDSVRSGPFGQIFRPDNFVFGQSGAGNNWAKGHYTEGAELVDSVLDVVRKESESCDCLQGFQLTHSLGGGTGSGMGTLLISKIREEYPDRIMNTYSVVPSPKVSDTVVEPYNATLSVHQLVENTDETYCIDNEALYDICFRTLKLSTPTYGDLNHLVSLTMSGVTTCLRFPGQLNADLRKLAVNMVPFPRLHFFMPGFAPLTSRGSRQYRALTVPELTQQMFDAKNMMAACDPRHGRYLTVAAIFRGRMSMKEVDEQMLNIQNKNSSYFVEWIPNNVKTAVCDIPPRGLKMAATFIGNSTAIQELFKRISEQFTAMFRRKAFLHWYTGEGMDEMEFTEAESNMNDLVSEYQQYQEATADEDAEFDEEQEQELDEHH, translated from the exons ATGAGGGAAATCGTGCACCTCCAGGCCGGCCAGTGCGGTAACCAGATTGGAGCTAAG TTCTGGGAGATCATCTCTGACGAGCACGGCATCGACCCCACCGGCGCCTACCATGGCGACTCGGACCTGCAGCTGGAGCGCATCAACGTGTACTACAATGAGGCCTCCGGCGGCAAGTACGTGCCGCGCGCCATCCTCGTCGACCTGGAGCCCGGCACCATGGACTCGGTGCGCTCGGGCCCCTTCGGACAGATCTTCCGGCCGGACAACTTCGTGTTCGGACAGTCCGGCGCCGGCAACAACTGGGCCAAGGGTCACTACACCGAGGGAGCCGAGCTAGTCGACTCCGTTCTTGATGTAGTACGCAAAGAATCCGAGTCCTGCGATTGCCTACAGGGCTTCCAGCTCACACACTCACTTGGCGGTGGTACCGGATCAGGAATGGGAACACTTCTCATCTCAAAGATCCGTGAAGAATACCCCGACAGAATCATGAACACATACTCAGTCGTCCCCTCACCCAAAGTATCAGACACCGTAGTCGAACCCTACAATGCGACTCTCTCAGTCCACCAGCTCGTAGAAAACACAGACGAAACCTACTGCATCGACAACGAGGCCCTTTATGACATCTGCTTCCGCACACTCAAACTGTCCACACCCACCTATGGTGATCTCAACCACTTGGTCTCCCTCACAATGTCCGGTGTCACCACCTGTCTCAGGTTCCCCGGTCAGTTGAACGCTGATCTCCGTAAATTGGCCGTCAACATGGTTCCCTTCCCCCGTCTCCACTTCTTCATGCCCGGTTTCGCACCCCTCACATCCCGCGGAAGCAGACAATACCGTGCCCTCACCGTGCCCGAGCTCACGCAGCAGATGTTCGACGCCAAGAACATGATGGCGGCGTGCGACCCGCGCCACGGCCGCTACCTGACCGTGGCCGCCATCTTCCGAGGCCGCATGTCCATGAAGGAGGTGGACGAGCAGATGCTCAACATCCAGAACAAGAACTCGTCATACTTCGTGGAATGGATCCCCAACAACGTGAAGACCGCCGTGTGCGACATCCCACCTCGCGGCCTCAAGATGGCAGCCACGTTCATCGGCAACTCCACCGCCATCCAGGAGCTGTTCAAGCGCATCTCGGAGCAGTTCACCGCTATGTTCAGGCGCAAGGCTTTCTTGCACTGGTACACCGGCGAGGGCATGGACGAGATGGAGTTCACGGAGGCGGAGAGCAACATGAACGACCTGGTGTCCGAGTACCAGCAGTACCAGGAGGCCACCGCCGACGAGGACGCCGAGTTCGACGAGGAGCAGGAGCAGGAGCTGGACGAGCACCACTAG